In Flavobacteriaceae bacterium, the following proteins share a genomic window:
- a CDS encoding DUF3179 domain-containing protein: MNIHKTFIAGLIFFFTFIISINSQNYLPDVEGFKHFKTLISNSDIDIQSKSIKWIDEHWKSEYEIMILELFYFKVNQSSGHNYLNLLEKKTKQKFGYDFNKWYEWIWNKEEQLTNEYHEFKAELHKNIDFHFSKYFLDRQNERTIRLDEIRWGGVLQDGIPPLRNPKMILANKARYLEDDNVVFGVEINGDFRAYPKRILAWHEMFTDDIGGISVAGVYCTLCGTVILYKTEHSGIKYKMGTSGFLYRSNKLMYDKKTQSLWNTLWGKPVVGPLVDKGIEFEYLSVITTTWGEWKRRHPETTVLALNTGFRRDYGEGVAYQNYFATDELMFNVPEVNKKLKNKQSILAIRFPELQEEPLAISVKYLEKHPIYEDKIGTQKFVVLTDNTGANRVYERNNESFKNYDKNITAIDIEGEKWTVYENRLEDNNGNILRRINTFNAFWFGWQSAYPNTRLVK, encoded by the coding sequence ATGAATATACACAAAACTTTTATAGCTGGATTAATTTTCTTTTTTACATTCATAATTTCTATTAACAGCCAGAATTATTTACCAGATGTAGAAGGATTTAAACACTTTAAAACGTTAATTTCTAATTCAGATATAGATATACAATCAAAATCCATTAAGTGGATAGATGAACATTGGAAATCTGAATACGAAATTATGATATTAGAACTTTTTTATTTTAAAGTAAACCAATCATCAGGACATAATTACTTAAACTTATTAGAAAAGAAAACGAAACAAAAATTTGGTTACGATTTTAATAAATGGTACGAATGGATATGGAACAAAGAAGAACAATTAACTAATGAATATCACGAATTTAAAGCAGAATTGCATAAAAATATAGATTTTCATTTCTCAAAATATTTCTTAGATAGACAAAATGAAAGAACTATTCGCTTAGATGAGATTCGATGGGGTGGTGTTTTACAAGATGGAATCCCACCATTGAGGAATCCCAAGATGATTTTAGCTAATAAAGCTAGATATTTAGAAGATGATAATGTGGTATTTGGTGTTGAAATTAATGGAGATTTTAGAGCTTACCCCAAACGTATATTAGCTTGGCATGAAATGTTTACAGATGATATTGGAGGGATTTCTGTCGCTGGAGTGTATTGTACTTTATGTGGCACGGTAATTCTTTACAAAACAGAGCATAGTGGAATAAAATATAAAATGGGTACTAGTGGATTTTTATATAGATCTAATAAATTAATGTATGATAAAAAAACACAATCCCTTTGGAATACATTATGGGGGAAACCAGTAGTAGGGCCTTTGGTTGATAAAGGAATTGAATTTGAATATTTGAGTGTAATAACGACAACTTGGGGAGAATGGAAACGTAGACACCCAGAAACAACAGTTTTAGCTTTAAATACCGGTTTTAGAAGAGATTATGGTGAAGGTGTGGCCTATCAAAATTATTTTGCAACTGATGAACTCATGTTTAATGTCCCGGAAGTAAATAAAAAGTTAAAAAATAAACAATCTATCTTAGCGATTCGTTTTCCAGAGCTTCAAGAAGAACCTTTGGCAATTTCTGTTAAATATTTAGAAAAACATCCTATTTATGAAGATAAAATCGGTACTCAAAAGTTTGTGGTATTAACAGATAATACAGGAGCAAATCGTGTATACGAACGAAATAACGAATCGTTTAAAAATTACGATAAAAATATAACAGCAATAGATATAGAAGGTGAAAAATGGACTGTTTACGAAAATAGATTAGAAGATAATAATGGCAATATTTTGAGGCGTATAAACACATTTAATGCTTTTTGGTTTGGATGGCAATCTGCTTATCCCAATACAAGATTAGTAAAATAG